CGAGCGGCGCCAGCTCCGCAGTCGGGCGGTTCCAGCCGGTCCCGGTGGCCGCGGCGACGCCTTCGAGTGCGGCTGCGATCGCCTCGTAGTACCGGAGGTACATCTGTGAGCCCAGGTCGCTGAGTCCGTCGGTCTGTCTGGCGTACTGGTTCAGCGAGATCATGGCCTGTTCGCGGTCGGGATCGGTCTGCACCCCGTCGATGTAGGCCGAGAGCGCGCTCTCCAGGATCGCCACCGCACCGGATCGACCCTGCGAGATCTCCTGGGCGCCCTCTTCGAGCGCGGCGCTCACTGCGGTCAGTTCCTTTTCGGTTCCGCGTTCGACGAGCGCCTCGAGGAGTTCGTCGCGGGTGGCGAACACGTAGTGGAAGGTCGACAGCGTCACGCCGGCCTCCGCGCAGATCGCGCGCGTGGTCGCGCCGTCGACCCCGCGTCGGGCGATCACCCGAAACGCGGACTCCAAGAGCAGTTCTCGCCGTTCCTCGACGGGCATCCTCATGGTCGCGGCAGCCTCACTCCTGCTCGGTCACCGGAGATCATCGAGGATCTCCCGTGCCGCGCGGCGTCCCGAACGGACCGCGCCGTCCATGTACCCGGTCCAGTAGTCCGAGGTCTCCGTGCCCGCCCAGTGGATGGGTCCGACGGGCTCGCGAAGTGCGGTGCCGTACTTGGTGAGTACGCCCGGCCGGCTGACGGCGACCGGCCCACCGCGGGACCACGGTTCGAGGTCCCACTTGAAGACGCCGTAGTCGATGAAGTCCCGCGCCTCGGCGCCGAAGTACTCGACGAAGTTGGCGATGCATTCCTTGACCAGGGTGGCTTCGGGAGCGTGGTCGAGGCGGCGCATGGCGTCGGCGGAGATGAAACCCATCAGGATGTGGTTGCCCTCGGCGTAGCTCTCGAAGGTCACGTCGATGGGGCGCCCGGAGCCGTAGACCTGTCCCGACAGACCCTTGTCGCGCCAGAACGGCCGC
The sequence above is drawn from the Gordonia rubripertincta genome and encodes:
- a CDS encoding TetR/AcrR family transcriptional regulator produces the protein MPVEERRELLLESAFRVIARRGVDGATTRAICAEAGVTLSTFHYVFATRDELLEALVERGTEKELTAVSAALEEGAQEISQGRSGAVAILESALSAYIDGVQTDPDREQAMISLNQYARQTDGLSDLGSQMYLRYYEAIAAALEGVAAATGTGWNRPTAELAPLVLAATDGITLSYLNIRDRAICDLIADAVVANLSTHIVYNPETTQNIPENAGEGHSTWT